Proteins found in one Scomber scombrus chromosome 15, fScoSco1.1, whole genome shotgun sequence genomic segment:
- the LOC133995395 gene encoding alanine--glyoxylate aminotransferase 2, mitochondrial-like: MPPTNFKPDEYKGMSKEQLLAIRRKNCNPMTMKITYYKKPVFIHQGYMQWMWDMDGRRYLDLFAGVATVGVGHCHPKVTAAVVKQMKKLWHTTNIYVQPALHEYCEKLASHLPDPLKVVYLTNSGSEANDLAMLMARLHTGNFDIITFRGSYHGGSMQTMGLTSNSPYKYPIATSSGCVNAMCPDVFRGPWGGSHCRDSPVQTIRECSCAQGYCMANEKYIGDLKETFATSLPSRIAGFFGEPIQGMGGAVQYPKNYFKEAYKLVRERGGVCIADEVQTGFGRTGTHFWGFQGYDVIPDMVTMAKGIGNGFPMGAVVTTPEIAESFVKAYHFNTFGGNPMACAVGSSVLDVIKEDGTQQNSLKVGTYLMTEMAKLRDKYEIIGDVRGKGLQIGVEMVKDKASRTPLPPAAMSGIFEDIKDMGVLIGKGGVYGQTFRVQPPMCITKEDVDFFLAVFEKAIHNYMATK, encoded by the exons GGTATGTCCAAAGAGCAGTTGTTGGCGATCCGCAGAAAGAACTGCAACCCCATGACCATGAAGATTACCTACTATAAGAAACCAGTGTTCATCCACCAGGGATACATGCAATGGATGTGGGACATGGACGGGAGGCGATATCTGGATCTGTTCGCTGGTGTGGCTACTGTTGGTGTGGGCCACTGTCACCC GAaagtgacagcagctgtagtgAAGCAGATGAAGAAACTGTGGCATACGACTAACATCTATGTCCAGCCTGCTCTCCATGAGTATTGTGAGAAACTGGCCTCCCACCTTCCAGATCCTCTTAAG GTGGTATATCTGACCAACAGCGGCTCAGAAGCCAATGACCTGGCTATGTTGATGGCTCGACTTCACACAGGCAACTTTGACATCATCACTTTCAG GGGATCATACCATGGTGGCAGCATGCAGACGATGGGTCTCACCTCCAACTCACCATATAAATACCCCATTGCCACTAGTTCAGGCTGCGTAAAT GCCATGTGTCCCGATGTGTTCAGAGGTCCATGGGGAGGAAGCCACTGCAGGGACTCTCCTGTGCAGACCATCAGAGAGTGTAGCTGTGCCCaag GCTATTGCATggcaaatgaaaaatacattggAGATCTCAAAGAGACATTTGCGACTAGTCTCCCAAGTCGAATTGCTGGTTTCTTTGGAGAGCCCATTCAG GGAATGGGTGGAGCTGTGCAGTACCCCAAAAACTACTTCAAAGAAGCCTACAAACttgtaagagagagaggaggggtctGCATTGCTGATGAG GTCCAGACTGGCTTTGGACGAACAGGAACCCACTTCTGGGGTTTCCAGGGTTATGATGTCATTCCTGATATGGTTACTATGGCGAAGGGTATTGGCAATGGCTTCCCAATGGGAGCTGTTGTCACAACACCAG AAATTGCTGAATCCTTTGTTAAAGCCTACCACTTCAACACCTTTGGAGGAAACCCCATGGCTTGTGCTGTCGGTTCATCAGTGCTTGAT GTGATCAAAGAGGACGGCACACAGCAGAACAGTCTTAAGGTGGGCACTTATCTGATGACTGAAATGGCAAAACTCAGAGACAAGTACGAGATCATCGGCGACGTCCGTGGGAAAGGCCTGCAGATCGGTGTGGAAATGGTCAAAGACAAG GCCAGCAGAACCCCGCTGCCACCTGCGGCGATGAGCGGGATCTTTGAGGACATCAAGGACATGGGTGTCCTGATAGGGAAGGGTGGAGTGTATGGACAG ACATTTCGCGTCCAACCCCCCATGTGCATCACGAAGGAGGACGTAGATTTCTTCCTGGCAGTTTTTGAAAAGGCCATCCACAACTACATGGCCACAAAATGA